A region of the Pseudomonas sp. A34-9 genome:
TTTTCATCGCTGCGGCACTGGCCTGGGCGGTGGACCGGTTCCTGTCCGGGTTCGATCTGTACCGCTTTTTCTGGCACCCGGCGCTGCTGCGTCTGAGTCTGTTTACCTGTCTGTTCGGCGCCATGGCGCTGACTGTCTACCGTTGAGACTATCTTGATGAAAAAGTTTTTCAGCCTGCTCGCAACCCTGCTGGTGCTGGCCCTGGCGCTGTGGATCGGCCGCACGTTGTGGGAGCATTACATGAACACGCCGTGGACCCGCGACGGCCGCGTGCGTGCCGACATCATCAACGTTGCCGCCGACGTCACCGGTGAAGTGATCGACGTGCCGGTGCGCGACAACCAGTTGGTGAAAAAGGGCGACCTGTTGATGCAGATCGACCCGGAGCACTACCGCATCGCGGTCAAACAGGCGCAGTCGCTGGTCGCCTCGCGCAAGTCGACGTGGGAGATGCGCAAGGTCAACGCCCATCGCCGCGCCGACCTCGACAACCTGGTGATCTCCAAGGAAAACCGCGACGACGCCAGCAACATCGCCGACGCCGCGCTCGCCGATTACCAACACGCGCAAGCACAACTGGAAGCCGCCGAACTCAACCTCAAACGCACCGAAGTGCGCGCGGCGGTCGACGGTTATGTGACCAACCTCAACGTGCATCGCGGTGACTACGCGCGCATCGGCGAAGCGAAAATGGCCGTGGTCGACATGAACTCGTTCTGGGTTTACGGCTTCTTCGAAGAAACCAAACTGCCCCACGTGAAAGTCGGCGACAAGGCCGACATGCAGTTGATGAGCGGCGAAGTCTTGAAGGGCCACGTCGAAAGCATCTCGCGCGGCATCTACGACCGCGACAATCCGGAAAGCCGTGAACTGATCGCCGACGTCAACCCGACGTTCAACTGGGTGCGGTTGGCCCAGCGAGTGCCGGTAAGGATTCACATTGATGAAGTGCCGGAGGGGGTTTTGTTGGCGGCGGGGATTACGTGCACGGTGGTGGTGAAGCAGGACGCTGGGGATAACTGACAGACTGAGGTGCTGCCATTCGCGAGCAGGCTCGCTCCCACACTGGATTCGCGTTGCACTGAAGATCCCTGTGGGAGCGAGCCTGCTCGCGAAGAACGGTAACGCGGTGTCAGAGTTGGCCGCGCAACCCGAACCGCCGCATCAACGTCGACTCCAGCAACCCCTTCGGCAGCAAAGCAGCCAACAACGGCAGCGCCCGACTGCCGTTGCCGATGCGGATCAGCCGTGGCGGCTTGCTCTGTTGCACTGCTTTTAACATTTGAGCGGCAAACTCACTGGCCGGTGTCGGCTTGTCCTGCGACGCCTTGGCCCGCGCGCGAATGCCCTCACGCAGCGGAAACCACGGCGATTGCTCATTGATCAATTGTTCGGCTTCATGCCCGGCGTTCTTGGCAAAGCTCGACTGGATCGCCCCCGGCTGCACTTCCATCACGCGAATGCCGAAAGGTGCCAGTTCCATGCGCAGCGCATCGCTCAACGCATGCACCGCTGCTTTCGAGGCGCAGTAAGCACCGGCAAATGGCGTGACCAATACGCCGGAAACACTGCCGATGTTCACCACCAGTCCTTTGGACCGGCGCAGGACCGGGAACAGCGCGCGGGTAACCCCGACAATCGAAAACACATTGGTTTCGAACTGGCGCTGCATGGCCGCTACACCGCCATCGAGCAACGGCCCCATGGCACCGTAACCGGCATTGTTGATCAGCACATCGAGGCCGCCGTGTTGCTGGTTGATGCGTTCGCCGAGTTGTTCCAGCGCTGCACCGTCGTTAACGTCCAGCTGGATCGCGGTGAACCCGGCAGCGGCCAGTGCGGCGACATCTTCAGCCTTGCGCGCCGTGGCCCAGACTTCGAAACCGGCGCTTTTGAACGCATCGGCGAGGGCGCGGCCAATACCGCTGGAGCAACCGGTTATCAACGCAACGGGCATGGCGCATTCCTTGTGCAAAAAGAGTGGGGAAGGGAGGATCAGTCGGAGAAACTACCCTGCAATCGCTCGGCGCGAAACTCCAGGGTTTGCGGGCGATAACCGGGACGCAGTGGCGGCATGGGCAGGCAGTCTTCCCAGTCGCCGCCGGCCTGCAACTCGCCGGGGCCACGATAGCGTGGCGCGGTGTATTGGTTGTCGGCCAGATTGACCGTGTCGCCCGGCGCATAGGCGGCGATGCGCCAGCGCAGTTCGGTCAGGGGCACGTCGTTGGCGTTTTTCATTTTCAGTTGCAGCGGGCGATCTGCTGGGCATTGTTCCGGGGCGTAAGCGATACGCATCTCAAGACGCGCCAGTTGCTTGACCTCGCGGTTGTCCAGCCACACCACCCACATGGCCACGAAACCCAGGCCAATCGCCGCCGCCACCGAAACCGGCAAGGCTTTGGCCGGGTAGCGTAAAAGGAGGATCAGCCAGGTGATGACCAGCAGAATGCCGATGAACATGTCGCACAACCTCGAGAGGAGAGAGGGTCATCCTACCTAAGCGTAGGTGAGGTTGGCGATGGGCAGGGGGACTTGAGGTGTCCGGCCGGGCCTCTTCGCGAGCAGGCTCGCTCCCACAGGGGAATGCATTTCAAGTGTGGGAGCGAGCCTGCTCGCGAAGAGGCCATTTCCGGCGACACAGAGTCAGGACAAAAAAAGCCCCCGCCCAACCCGCTGCGGATAGGGGACGCAGCGGGCTGGACGGGGGCTTCTTATTGCAGATCGATCACTGCGCGATGGTTTTCACCGACACGCCGCGCTCGATCGGGGTGGAGCGGCCGTAGATATCTTCGAAACGCTCGATATCGTCTTCACCCAGGTACGAACCCGATTGCACTTCGATGATTTCCAGCGGGATCTTGCCCGGGTTGCGCAGGCGATGCACCGAGGCGATCGGGATGTAGGTCGACTGGTTTTCGCAGAGCAGGAACACGTTGTCATCGCAAGTCACCTCAGCGGTGCCGCTGACCACGATCCAGTGTTCGGCGCGGTGGTGGTGCATCTGCAGCGACAGGCACGCGCCCGGTTTCACCGAGATGTGCTTGACCTGGAAACGCCCGCCCATATCCACCGAGTCATAGGAGCCCCACGGGCGATAGACTTCGCAGTGGTTCTGGGTTTCGCTGCGGCCCTGCTCGTTGAGCGTGTTGACCATCTGCTTGACGCCCTGAACCTTGTCTTTGTGGGCGATCATCATGGCGTCTTTGGTTTCGACCACGACGATATTTTCCAGACCGATCACCGACACCAGTTTGCCGTTGCCGTGGATCATGCAGTTCTTGCTGTCCTGAATCACCACATCACCTTTGGTGACGTTGCCGTTGGCGTCTTTCTCGTTGACTTCCCACAGCGACGACCAGCAACCGACATCGCTCCAGCCAGCGGTCAACGGCACGACGCAGGCGCGCTGGGTTTTTTCCATGACCGAGTAGTCGATGGAATTGTCCGGGCAGCAGGCGAAGGTGGCTTCGTCCAGCGTGACGGTGTCGGCGTCCTGCTGGCTGCGCTCGAGGGTCAGCAGGCAGGTGTCGTAGATGTCCGGATCGTGCTTTTTCAGCTCTTCGAGGAAGCGGCTGGCGCGGAACAGGAACATGCCGCTGTTCCAGTAGTAGCCGCCTGATTCGACGTACTCGGTGGCACGTTTGACGTCAGGTTTTTCAACGAAGTGCGAGACGCGGCTGACGCCTTCGGGCAGCAGCGAATCGCCGGTGGATTTGATGTAGCCGTAACCGGTTTCCGGTTTGGTCGCCGGTACGCCGAACAGGACCATTTCGCCATTTTCGGCGGCGACGGTGGCCAGGGCGAGGGCGCGTTGCAGGGCTTTCTGATCTTCCAGCACGTGGTCGGCCGGCAGCACCAGCATCAGTTCGTCACGACCTTCGTTGACCAGCATCATCGCGGTCAGCGCCACGGCCGGCGCGGTGTTGCGGCCGAACGGTTCCATGAGGATGCGCTGGCATTCCAGATTGCGATTGGCCAACTGCTCGTTGACGATGAAGCGGTGATCCTTGTTGCAGACCACGATCGGGGTGTCCATGCCTTCGAACACCAGACGCTCGAGGGTTTGCTGGAAGAGGGTGTGTTCGCCAGTCAGGGCGAGGAATTGCTTAGGGAACTGCTTACGCGAAAGCGGCCAGAGACGCGAACCGCTACCACCTGACAAGATCACCGGAATCATATTGTTTACTCCATAAAATCGATTGGTTAGAGGCACGAACGCTGTGTCGTTTCACTCTTGTTTTTGTCTCGTACCGAGAGGCCGCCGCATTCCCCTGTAGGAGCTGCCGAAGGCTGCGATCTGTTGATCTTGATCTTCAAAAACAAAGTCAAAAGATCGCAGCGTGCCGCAGCTCCTACAGGGGTCAGCGTCTCATCGGAAAAATAATTAGCGGGTCGATACCGGACGTTTCACCCAGACTGGCGACAGGCTGCTGCCGCTGCCGGTGACGTACAGCACCGCGGCTTCACCGCGTTCCAGCGCGACCGGCTTCACGTCGCCGACTTTCTTGTCGCCTTCGTACAGCGCCAGGCTGACTTTCACCGGGTTGATTTCACGTTCGCCACGGCCCTTGGCGGCCACGTTCGGCACCACGTCGGTCTTGCCGTCGGCGGTCTTGAGAGTCAGCGGTTTGTCGCTGAGGTTCTGCACGCGCACCAGGGATTTCTGCTTGTTCTTGAACGGCGGCTCTTCGATCAGTTGCGGCGCGCCGGAAGCGTTGTTGACCAGGGTGTAGTAGTGGTCACCGGCGAGTTTCACCGGCAGGGTCT
Encoded here:
- a CDS encoding SDR family oxidoreductase produces the protein MPVALITGCSSGIGRALADAFKSAGFEVWATARKAEDVAALAAAGFTAIQLDVNDGAALEQLGERINQQHGGLDVLINNAGYGAMGPLLDGGVAAMQRQFETNVFSIVGVTRALFPVLRRSKGLVVNIGSVSGVLVTPFAGAYCASKAAVHALSDALRMELAPFGIRVMEVQPGAIQSSFAKNAGHEAEQLINEQSPWFPLREGIRARAKASQDKPTPASEFAAQMLKAVQQSKPPRLIRIGNGSRALPLLAALLPKGLLESTLMRRFGLRGQL
- a CDS encoding HlyD family secretion protein is translated as MKKFFSLLATLLVLALALWIGRTLWEHYMNTPWTRDGRVRADIINVAADVTGEVIDVPVRDNQLVKKGDLLMQIDPEHYRIAVKQAQSLVASRKSTWEMRKVNAHRRADLDNLVISKENRDDASNIADAALADYQHAQAQLEAAELNLKRTEVRAAVDGYVTNLNVHRGDYARIGEAKMAVVDMNSFWVYGFFEETKLPHVKVGDKADMQLMSGEVLKGHVESISRGIYDRDNPESRELIADVNPTFNWVRLAQRVPVRIHIDEVPEGVLLAAGITCTVVVKQDAGDN
- a CDS encoding mannose-1-phosphate guanylyltransferase/mannose-6-phosphate isomerase; the encoded protein is MIPVILSGGSGSRLWPLSRKQFPKQFLALTGEHTLFQQTLERLVFEGMDTPIVVCNKDHRFIVNEQLANRNLECQRILMEPFGRNTAPAVALTAMMLVNEGRDELMLVLPADHVLEDQKALQRALALATVAAENGEMVLFGVPATKPETGYGYIKSTGDSLLPEGVSRVSHFVEKPDVKRATEYVESGGYYWNSGMFLFRASRFLEELKKHDPDIYDTCLLTLERSQQDADTVTLDEATFACCPDNSIDYSVMEKTQRACVVPLTAGWSDVGCWSSLWEVNEKDANGNVTKGDVVIQDSKNCMIHGNGKLVSVIGLENIVVVETKDAMMIAHKDKVQGVKQMVNTLNEQGRSETQNHCEVYRPWGSYDSVDMGGRFQVKHISVKPGACLSLQMHHHRAEHWIVVSGTAEVTCDDNVFLLCENQSTYIPIASVHRLRNPGKIPLEIIEVQSGSYLGEDDIERFEDIYGRSTPIERGVSVKTIAQ
- a CDS encoding multidrug transporter, whose protein sequence is MFIGILLVITWLILLLRYPAKALPVSVAAAIGLGFVAMWVVWLDNREVKQLARLEMRIAYAPEQCPADRPLQLKMKNANDVPLTELRWRIAAYAPGDTVNLADNQYTAPRYRGPGELQAGGDWEDCLPMPPLRPGYRPQTLEFRAERLQGSFSD
- a CDS encoding DUF1656 domain-containing protein; the protein is MPREIAFHGVYMPTMTLMFFIAAALAWAVDRFLSGFDLYRFFWHPALLRLSLFTCLFGAMALTVYR
- a CDS encoding alginate O-acetyltransferase AlgF codes for the protein MTFTTTPRRLAKRIALVAGLSVLSVQAFAGGDAALYGPTAPKGSTFVRVYNASNAEVSATVGSTNLSDVAPLASSDFSFMPGGDYSAKIGSQTLPVKLAGDHYYTLVNNASGAPQLIEEPPFKNKQKSLVRVQNLSDKPLTLKTADGKTDVVPNVAAKGRGEREINPVKVSLALYEGDKKVGDVKPVALERGEAAVLYVTGSGSSLSPVWVKRPVSTR